In the Oreochromis aureus strain Israel breed Guangdong linkage group 14, ZZ_aureus, whole genome shotgun sequence genome, one interval contains:
- the trarg1a gene encoding trafficking regulator of GLUT4 1, with amino-acid sequence MAINTDANFQRSSLGEGGGGAPPPDFQETEKLLAVTTEPGGNQMKMSTSFTVNVGSDKGLEAEENGHSVSVRSGSIGQLAASAPLSPSKASLSRSSTGNAVQETPKPRDYLILVIISCLCPVWPISIVALVYSIMSRNSLQAGDIDGARRLGKLARLLSIVSIVMGVVIIIVYVSVSVST; translated from the exons ATGGCGATCAACACGGATGCCAACTTCCAGAGATCCAGTTTGGGTGAGGGCGGAGGTGGCGCTCCGCCGCCAGACTTCCAGGAAACTGAGAAACTACTTGCAGTGACCACTGAGCCTGGAGGAAACCAGATGAAAATGTCCACCTCCTTCACGGTCAACGTGGGCAGCGACAAGGGTCTGGAAGCCGAGGAGAACGGCCACAGCGTCTCCGTGAGATCGGGCTCCATCGGGCAGCTGGCCGCCTCCGCCCCTCTCTCCCCTTCCAAGGCGAGTCTGAGCCGCTCCTCCACCGGGAACGCAGTCCAGGAGACCCCGAAGCCCCGGGATTACCTCATCCTGGTCATCATCTCCTGCTTGTGCCCCGTTTGGCCCATCAGCATCGTGGCACTGGTGTACTCCATCATG TCCAGAAACAGTCTCCAGGCAGGGGATATAGACGGGGCCAGGAGGCTGGGTAAACTGGCTCGTCTGCTCAGTATCGTCTCCATTGTCATGGGCGTGGTCATCATCATAGTCTACGTCTCAGTTTCAG tttccaCATGA